From the genome of Mustela lutreola isolate mMusLut2 chromosome 16, mMusLut2.pri, whole genome shotgun sequence, one region includes:
- the LOC131817438 gene encoding haptoglobin produces the protein MRALGVVTALLLCGQLYAADTGSEATDHAEVSVPKPPEIENGYVEHLIRYQCKPLYRLRTEGDGVYALNSEKHWTNKVTGEKLPECEAVCGKPKNPVDQVQRIMGGSVDAKGSFPWQAKMVSHHNLTSGATLINEQWLLTTAKNLFLGHTDDAKEKDIAPTLTLYVGKNQLVEVEKVVLHPDYSKVDIGLIKLKQKVPIDDRVMPICLPSKDYAQVGRVGYVSGWGRNSNFRYTELLKYVMLPVADQDNCVQHYEGSTVPEKKSSKSPVGVQPILNEHTFCAGMSKFQEDTCYGDAGSAFAVHDQEDNTWYAAGILSFDKSCTVAEYGVYVKVPSILAWIRETIAGN, from the exons AGCCCTGGGAGTGGTCACTGCCCTCCTGCTCTGCGGGCAGCTTTACGCAGCGGACACTGGCAGTGAGGCCACAGACCACGCAG AGGTCAGTGTCCCAAAGCCCCCCGAGATTGAAAATGGCTACGTGGAGCACTTGATTCGCTACCAGTGTAAGCCCCTCTACAGACTGCGCACTGAAGGAGACG gAGTGTACGCCCTGAACAGTGAGAAGCATTGGACAAACAAGGTCACTGGAGAGAAGCTGCCTGAGTGTGAAGCAG TATGCGGGAAGCCCAAGAACCCAGTGGACCAGGTGCAGCGCATCATGGGTGGATCCGTGGATGCCAAAGGCAGCTTTCCCTGGCAGGCCAAGATGGTCTCGCACCATAATCTAACCTCCGGGGCCACGCTGATCAACGAGCAATGGCTGCTGACCACAGCTAAAAATCTCTTCCTGGGCCATACGGATGATGCGAAAGAAAAAGACATCGCCCCTACTTTAACACTCTATGTGGGAAAAAACCAGCTTGTGGAGGTTGAGAAGGTGGTTCTCCACCCTGACTACTCCAAGGTAGATATCGGGCTCATCAAACTCAAGCAGAAGGTGCCCATTGATGACAGGGTAATGCCCATCTGTCTGCCTTCCAAAGATTATGCACAAGTCGGGCGTGTGGGCTATGTGTCTGGCTGGGGGCGAAATTCCAACTTTAGGTATACCGAGCTACTCAAGTACGTCATGCTGCCTGTGGCTGATCAAGACAACTGTGTCCAGCACTACGAAGGCAGCACAGTGCCCGAAAAGAAGTCATCCAAGAGCCCCGTGGGGGTGCAGCCCATACTGAATGAGCATACCTTCTGCGCTGGCATGTCCAAGTTTCAGGAAGACACCTGCTACGGGGACGCGGGCAGCGCCTTTGCTGTGCACGACCAGGAGGACAACACCTGGTATGCGGCCGGAATCCTGAGCTTTGATAAGAGCTGTACTGTGGCCGAGTACGGCGTGTACGTGAAGGTGCCTTCCATTCTGGCCTGGATTCGGGAAACCATTGCTGGCAACTGA